In one Nitrososphaera viennensis EN76 genomic region, the following are encoded:
- a CDS encoding ParB/RepB/Spo0J family partition protein → MQVKNIPVNMIDIAEENVRKDHSFGEDDKDRLIKEHLSKFDLLQPVVVRFDDKSRRYKLLIGRRRFFALSAKGETQIPAVVTELEGAEAEAASLFENLIRKDLSPLEKARMVKRLVDTTKAGITGVAAKYGLPKSTVSEWLSILSLPQVLQDNIDQGRITSYEAIRIARKPKTVQEKLVVAAQEGRLQEEMAEAGVKRGAPKGLLTVRLVFDPRKKSDKQLWEKLNAKAEESGLDVTDYARSILSRHVQ, encoded by the coding sequence ATGCAGGTCAAGAACATCCCTGTCAACATGATAGACATAGCCGAGGAAAACGTCAGGAAGGACCACTCTTTCGGGGAGGACGACAAGGACAGGCTCATCAAGGAGCACTTGTCAAAGTTTGACCTGCTGCAGCCGGTCGTCGTGCGCTTTGACGACAAGAGCAGGCGCTACAAGCTGCTGATAGGGCGCAGGCGCTTTTTCGCGCTCAGCGCCAAGGGCGAGACCCAGATACCCGCCGTCGTCACTGAGCTGGAGGGCGCAGAGGCAGAAGCCGCGTCGCTCTTTGAGAACCTCATAAGAAAAGACCTGTCGCCGCTTGAAAAGGCAAGGATGGTCAAGAGGCTCGTCGACACCACAAAAGCAGGCATTACAGGTGTAGCGGCAAAGTACGGCCTGCCAAAGAGCACGGTGAGCGAGTGGCTCAGCATATTATCATTGCCGCAGGTGCTGCAGGACAACATCGACCAGGGCAGGATAACTTCGTACGAGGCCATCAGGATAGCAAGAAAGCCAAAGACTGTGCAAGAGAAACTGGTAGTCGCGGCGCAGGAGGGCAGGCTGCAGGAAGAGATGGCCGAAGCAGGGGTAAAGCGCGGGGCGCCAAAGGGCCTGCTGACTGTCCGCCTTGTGTTCGACCCGAGGAAAAAATCCGACAAGCAGCTGTGGGAAAAGCTCAACGCAAAGGCAGAGGAGAGCGGCCTTGACGTCACCGACTATGCGAGGAGCATCCTTTCAAGGCACGTGCAGTAA
- a CDS encoding agmatinase family protein, producing the protein MGMEFYGDSYKGNDEPIFVGIPTFLKLPWLRSKAELEKVRPDVAIIGEPFDFGTTIRPGARYGPRAIRAASTVPSPPYEHFNIETGVDPFGVFRTVDYGDVNISPGDVVESHRRMTEKVKEVLDIDGIPVMLGGDHSITFANVRAFAKKYKNIGMIHIDTHADCAPQGLTGFKYDHGAHIRRIMELGCLKGKNYTLIGPRGYWPGPDLYKWMADQDFQWFTMLDVEELGIDKIAKEAADRANDNVDAVYISWDIDTFDPAYAPGTGEPEPNGLTSREGMRLMRLLSTSFDPDRFAFDLVEVAPNYDVSDGSSYNGGITSGLANRLIVELLAGLSLTKKGKTEGTPVRPNLYRGKGHTYDFGNGPKAKVPKRPPLNYGPKVKR; encoded by the coding sequence ATGGGAATGGAATTTTACGGTGATTCGTACAAGGGAAATGACGAGCCGATTTTTGTAGGCATACCAACCTTCCTAAAGCTGCCCTGGCTAAGGAGCAAGGCAGAGCTGGAAAAAGTCAGGCCGGACGTGGCCATCATAGGAGAGCCGTTCGACTTTGGCACCACCATCCGCCCGGGAGCAAGGTACGGCCCAAGGGCAATCCGCGCGGCCTCGACCGTCCCGTCCCCGCCGTACGAGCACTTTAACATAGAGACAGGCGTCGACCCGTTTGGCGTGTTCAGGACAGTCGACTATGGCGACGTCAACATATCGCCCGGCGACGTGGTAGAGTCGCACAGGCGCATGACAGAGAAGGTGAAGGAGGTGCTTGACATCGACGGCATCCCGGTGATGCTTGGCGGAGATCATTCAATTACGTTTGCCAACGTGCGCGCCTTTGCAAAAAAATACAAGAACATCGGCATGATCCACATCGACACCCATGCCGACTGCGCGCCGCAGGGCCTGACAGGCTTCAAGTACGACCACGGCGCCCACATCCGCAGGATAATGGAGCTTGGGTGCCTCAAGGGCAAGAACTACACCCTCATCGGCCCGAGGGGCTACTGGCCGGGGCCGGACCTCTACAAGTGGATGGCCGACCAGGACTTTCAGTGGTTCACTATGCTCGACGTTGAAGAACTTGGAATCGACAAGATAGCAAAAGAGGCAGCAGACAGGGCAAACGACAACGTCGACGCAGTCTACATCAGCTGGGACATTGACACGTTTGACCCCGCGTATGCGCCGGGAACAGGCGAGCCGGAGCCAAACGGCCTGACTTCCAGAGAAGGCATGCGCCTCATGCGCCTGCTTTCGACGTCATTTGACCCGGACAGGTTTGCGTTTGACCTTGTCGAAGTCGCGCCAAACTATGACGTAAGCGACGGAAGCTCGTACAATGGTGGCATCACGTCCGGCCTTGCCAACAGGCTCATTGTCGAGTTGCTTGCCGGCCTGTCGCTGACAAAGAAGGGCAAGACGGAAGGGACCCCGGTGAGGCCAAACCTCTACCGCGGAAAAGGCCACACGTACGACTTTGGCAACGGACCCAAGGCCAAGGTGCCAAAGAGGCCGCCCCTGAACTACGGCCCAAAGGTAAAGAGGTAG
- a CDS encoding urease subunit gamma, with translation MIYIKAVAKGEPDAAPLAKFFQYIDSTDEVILQHSIEMVKDKIDKNLKLNVNEAFLLYAYFVANQMRAKKKAAEIEKDAKSLLSPGQVMIGVPETLRIVTFDAIVDGKREWVTLQEPMSVSSYVMAANHQG, from the coding sequence ATGATCTACATCAAGGCAGTTGCAAAGGGCGAGCCTGACGCGGCCCCCCTTGCCAAATTTTTTCAGTACATCGATTCTACGGACGAAGTCATCCTGCAGCATTCGATAGAGATGGTAAAGGACAAGATTGACAAAAACCTGAAGCTGAACGTAAACGAGGCATTTTTGCTGTACGCGTATTTTGTTGCAAACCAGATGCGCGCCAAGAAGAAGGCGGCCGAGATCGAAAAGGACGCCAAGTCGCTCCTTTCGCCAGGCCAAGTCATGATAGGCGTCCCGGAAACTTTGAGGATTGTCACGTTTGACGCCATAGTTGACGGGAAAAGGGAATGGGTGACTTTGCAAGAGCCCATGTCCGTGTCAAGCTACGTAATGGCAGCCAATCATCAAGGCTAA
- a CDS encoding metal ABC transporter permease — MMDLLLQPFQYEFFTRGILVAIMVGGSCGLLGVYIILRGMSYIGHGMSHAVFGGAVVSYILSFNMYIGAALWGFLSAFAINEISRRSKIKADAAIGVVTTAGFAVGVLLISTTRSFTRDFESILFGNILGITGQDVAMIAIATAATALFITFFHKRLLFTLFDKDTARVYGIRVETVELAFSFILATVVIASMSAIGVTLLAAAIVAPAISARMLTNNFQKMLALSTAIGAATAFAGMYSSFFLDSASGATIVLFGAAAFGISALYSFLRKKYHMHSHGVVVHVHAHAHEKDHRHAH; from the coding sequence ATGATGGACCTTCTGCTGCAGCCGTTCCAATACGAGTTTTTCACGCGGGGGATACTGGTCGCCATAATGGTCGGGGGCTCCTGCGGGCTCCTTGGGGTCTACATAATCCTGCGCGGCATGAGCTACATCGGGCATGGCATGTCGCACGCGGTGTTTGGCGGCGCCGTCGTGAGCTATATCCTGAGCTTTAACATGTACATTGGGGCCGCCCTGTGGGGGTTCCTCTCGGCGTTTGCGATAAACGAGATAAGCCGCAGGAGCAAGATCAAGGCCGACGCGGCGATAGGCGTCGTCACCACAGCCGGCTTTGCAGTCGGCGTGCTCTTGATAAGCACCACCCGGAGCTTTACACGCGACTTTGAATCGATACTCTTTGGCAACATACTTGGGATAACCGGCCAGGATGTGGCCATGATAGCAATAGCCACTGCCGCAACGGCGCTGTTCATCACGTTCTTCCACAAGCGCCTGCTCTTTACGCTCTTTGATAAGGACACGGCCCGGGTCTATGGAATCCGGGTGGAAACAGTGGAGCTGGCGTTTTCGTTCATCCTTGCCACGGTCGTGATCGCGTCAATGTCTGCAATAGGCGTGACCTTGCTTGCGGCCGCCATAGTTGCGCCGGCCATCTCTGCAAGGATGCTGACAAACAACTTTCAAAAGATGCTTGCACTTTCTACCGCGATAGGCGCGGCTACTGCCTTTGCCGGCATGTATTCCAGCTTTTTCCTCGACTCAGCGTCAGGCGCTACGATTGTGCTGTTTGGAGCGGCCGCATTTGGCATATCTGCGCTGTACTCGTTTCTGCGCAAAAAGTACCACATGCACTCACATGGGGTGGTGGTGCACGTACACGCACACGCGCATGAAAAGGATCACAGGCACGCGCACTGA
- a CDS encoding metal ABC transporter ATP-binding protein, with product MKAAGAVTLGEVTYGYSYNRPVIEGVNLSIAAGSFVGILGPSGSGKTTLLKVIAGLVKPWHGSVDLERGRKIGYVPQVESVDWNFPVTVKEVVSMGVWNSSGRGPWIGSAAGEAIMRVLESLGIGDYASRQISELSGGEQQRVFLARAMIRSPDVLVLDEPTSGVDHATREAILGVLGELNQKGVTVILTTHDISGVARRLPWVVCMNRRIISQGRPADILTNENLLATYGLVVDTEGGR from the coding sequence ATGAAGGCGGCCGGCGCAGTCACGCTCGGGGAAGTAACCTACGGCTACTCTTACAACCGGCCGGTGATAGAGGGCGTCAACCTGAGCATAGCCGCAGGGAGCTTTGTCGGCATCCTGGGGCCAAGCGGCTCGGGCAAGACTACGCTTTTGAAGGTGATAGCCGGCCTTGTCAAGCCGTGGCACGGCTCTGTGGACCTAGAAAGGGGGCGCAAAATAGGGTACGTGCCGCAGGTGGAAAGCGTTGACTGGAATTTCCCGGTCACCGTCAAGGAGGTCGTGTCGATGGGCGTGTGGAATAGCTCGGGCAGGGGCCCGTGGATAGGAAGCGCCGCCGGCGAGGCGATAATGCGCGTACTTGAAAGCCTCGGCATAGGCGATTACGCGTCGCGGCAGATAAGCGAGCTTTCCGGGGGCGAGCAGCAGCGCGTCTTTCTTGCAAGGGCGATGATCCGCTCCCCTGACGTACTCGTGCTTGACGAGCCGACCTCCGGCGTCGACCACGCCACCCGGGAGGCGATACTTGGCGTGCTTGGCGAGCTGAACCAAAAGGGCGTCACGGTGATCCTCACCACGCACGACATTTCGGGCGTGGCGCGCCGGCTCCCGTGGGTCGTGTGCATGAACAGGCGCATAATATCGCAGGGGCGGCCCGCCGACATACTGACCAACGAAAACCTGCTTGCAACCTACGGGCTGGTGGTGGACACGGAGGGGGGACGCTGA
- a CDS encoding metal ABC transporter substrate-binding protein codes for MANAKAIGIIAAIVVVAAIIGVAAMSAGANPVPTPASVESEKLAVVTSVAPITNIVRNVGGDRIQLTGLVPEGVNSHTFELAPSDSIAVGKADLVIINGLHLETDIERVAQAAGKPDLQILRLADSTITRDQWVFDFSFPEEGGDPNPHLWLNVAHAIKYAQLVRDKLVEMDPGNADYYRANADRYLALLQRLDQGIMASVQTIPAEQRKLLTYHDSWAYFAPRYGMKVIGAVQPSDFGEPTPQEVASIIDQIRQEKVPAIFASEVFQSKVVDQIAKEANVQVVETLRDDALPGNAGEPGHTYVGMMLENMRNMIVPLGGNVDALSDIDPADTYTGDL; via the coding sequence TTGGCAAACGCTAAAGCAATAGGGATAATTGCGGCCATTGTGGTCGTGGCGGCGATAATTGGGGTGGCCGCCATGTCTGCGGGCGCAAACCCTGTCCCTACCCCTGCCAGCGTGGAGAGCGAAAAGCTGGCAGTTGTCACGTCTGTGGCGCCGATAACAAACATCGTCAGAAATGTTGGAGGCGACAGGATACAGCTCACCGGCCTTGTGCCGGAAGGCGTGAATTCCCATACTTTTGAGCTTGCGCCCTCAGACTCGATCGCCGTCGGAAAAGCCGACCTCGTCATCATAAACGGCCTCCATCTGGAGACCGACATCGAAAGGGTGGCACAAGCTGCCGGCAAGCCAGACCTCCAGATTTTGAGGCTGGCGGACAGCACCATAACCCGCGACCAGTGGGTCTTTGACTTTAGCTTCCCTGAAGAGGGCGGCGATCCTAACCCGCACCTGTGGCTCAACGTCGCCCACGCCATAAAGTACGCGCAGCTTGTGCGCGACAAGCTGGTGGAGATGGACCCTGGCAATGCAGACTATTACAGGGCCAACGCGGACAGGTACCTTGCGCTGCTCCAGAGGCTTGACCAGGGCATCATGGCGTCTGTACAGACGATCCCTGCCGAGCAACGCAAGCTTCTCACGTACCACGACTCGTGGGCCTATTTTGCGCCCCGCTACGGCATGAAGGTGATAGGGGCAGTGCAGCCGTCAGACTTTGGCGAGCCGACTCCGCAGGAGGTGGCAAGCATAATCGACCAGATACGCCAGGAAAAAGTGCCGGCAATATTTGCTTCCGAGGTGTTCCAGAGCAAGGTGGTCGACCAGATAGCAAAGGAAGCCAACGTCCAGGTCGTAGAAACGCTGCGGGACGACGCGCTGCCGGGCAACGCCGGCGAGCCCGGACACACCTACGTTGGCATGATGCTTGAAAACATGCGCAACATGATAGTCCCACTTGGCGGAAACGTCGACGCGCTTTCAGACATAGATCCTGCTGATACGTATACGGGGGATTTGTGA
- the nikR gene encoding nickel-responsive transcriptional regulator NikR, which produces MSKRHSHKHRKKEPVERISMSLSPDLLSEFDKSMKSAGFSDRSKAIQTALHSFIAQYDWDKGEDSRNGAGAIMMLYDNHAYNHDSESTHVQHHYSDIISASTHLHLDHDNCLETVMVKGEIRRIKELAKKLSENRGIKSLKVHFVSVV; this is translated from the coding sequence TTGTCAAAGCGCCATTCGCACAAGCACCGGAAAAAAGAGCCAGTCGAGCGCATCAGCATGTCCCTCTCGCCAGACCTGCTGTCGGAATTTGACAAGTCTATGAAGAGCGCCGGTTTTTCAGACAGGTCCAAGGCCATACAGACTGCTCTGCACTCGTTTATAGCCCAGTATGACTGGGACAAGGGCGAAGACAGCCGCAACGGCGCAGGCGCGATAATGATGCTGTACGACAACCATGCGTACAACCACGATTCAGAGTCTACGCACGTACAGCACCACTACAGCGATATCATCAGCGCCTCGACCCATCTGCACCTTGACCACGACAACTGCCTCGAGACGGTGATGGTGAAGGGAGAAATAAGGCGGATAAAGGAGCTTGCCAAAAAGCTGTCTGAAAACCGCGGGATAAAAAGCCTGAAAGTGCATTTTGTCTCGGTTGTCTGA
- the thsA gene encoding thermosome subunit alpha has translation MMAAQPKGQELFGEGVKRTSGGEARRYNMLAARLISEMVKGLLGPRGMDKVFVDIMGEVTLTKDGATLLRKIDVEHPAAKVLIEASTAVDNAVGDGTTSVVVLAGALVARAEELLELGVLPATISDGYRRALATAMDALLSHAIKHANNSDRKTMERLATTCLESKAISSCMEKERIARLVVDAVMAVVSDPASGRLEIDDVKMEQKPGSVQDTQLVAGIVIDKTVDSSSMPKSIDNAKILLIDYDLDSKKNTRADAEIGITLPAQIRAYLDEQAFELRRKVQTIIDSGANVVISRGGINTLAQTMLAHAGIMSVRRVKENDLWWLEKATGAKITRDLDSISQSDLGYAGRVCERFVGDDRMVFVEECRNPRSVTILLRAGSAKVLDEFHRSILDALNVLRDFVASPSVVAGGGAAEALAARAVRESALTVEGREQLAILKFADALEEIPLTIAANAGMDVIDVQAQLRAAGTKEKGKGGGWCGINALERRVQDMLALGVIEPLAVKEQVMTAAAEVADLLLRVDDVVMAKPAYYTHTHSDGTTHSHRGGKQVHDHFDKLGKQQRPMHHYY, from the coding sequence ATGATGGCCGCGCAGCCAAAAGGCCAAGAGCTGTTTGGCGAAGGAGTAAAAAGGACGAGCGGGGGCGAAGCGCGCAGGTACAACATGCTTGCGGCCAGGCTCATCTCAGAGATGGTCAAGGGGCTGCTTGGTCCCCGGGGCATGGACAAGGTGTTCGTCGACATCATGGGAGAGGTGACGCTGACAAAGGACGGCGCGACGCTCCTGCGCAAGATTGACGTCGAGCACCCGGCGGCAAAGGTGCTCATCGAGGCTTCAACCGCAGTCGACAACGCGGTGGGCGACGGCACCACTTCTGTGGTTGTCCTTGCGGGCGCCCTTGTGGCAAGGGCAGAGGAGCTTCTCGAGCTTGGCGTTCTCCCTGCAACCATCTCTGACGGCTACCGCCGGGCCCTTGCCACCGCGATGGACGCCCTCTTGTCGCACGCGATAAAGCACGCAAATAATTCTGACAGAAAGACGATGGAGCGCCTCGCCACGACGTGCCTGGAGTCAAAGGCGATTTCGTCCTGCATGGAAAAGGAGCGCATCGCAAGGCTGGTGGTTGACGCAGTAATGGCAGTTGTTTCCGATCCTGCATCCGGCAGGCTGGAAATCGACGACGTCAAGATGGAGCAAAAGCCCGGCAGCGTACAAGACACGCAGCTTGTCGCCGGCATCGTCATCGACAAGACTGTCGACAGCTCGTCGATGCCCAAGTCAATTGACAATGCAAAAATCCTGCTCATCGACTATGACCTTGACAGCAAAAAGAACACGCGCGCCGACGCGGAGATCGGGATCACGCTCCCTGCGCAGATCAGGGCGTACCTTGACGAGCAGGCCTTTGAGCTGCGACGAAAGGTGCAGACCATAATCGACTCGGGCGCAAACGTCGTGATATCGCGCGGAGGCATCAACACGCTTGCGCAGACCATGCTTGCGCATGCCGGCATCATGTCTGTGCGCAGGGTAAAGGAAAACGACCTGTGGTGGCTGGAAAAAGCCACGGGCGCAAAAATAACAAGAGACCTTGACAGCATTTCACAGTCTGACCTTGGCTACGCTGGCAGAGTCTGCGAAAGGTTTGTGGGCGATGACAGGATGGTCTTTGTGGAAGAATGCAGAAACCCGCGCTCTGTCACAATACTCCTGCGCGCCGGCTCTGCCAAGGTTCTTGACGAGTTCCACCGCTCCATCCTTGACGCACTGAACGTTCTGCGCGACTTTGTCGCAAGCCCGTCCGTGGTTGCAGGTGGAGGCGCCGCAGAGGCCCTTGCCGCAAGGGCAGTGAGGGAAAGCGCCCTGACAGTGGAGGGCAGGGAGCAGCTTGCGATCCTAAAGTTTGCAGACGCGCTTGAAGAGATCCCGCTGACAATTGCGGCAAACGCCGGCATGGATGTCATTGACGTGCAGGCGCAGCTGCGCGCTGCCGGCACCAAGGAAAAAGGAAAGGGAGGCGGCTGGTGCGGCATAAACGCGCTGGAGCGCAGGGTGCAGGACATGCTTGCGCTTGGCGTCATAGAGCCACTTGCAGTCAAGGAGCAGGTGATGACTGCAGCAGCCGAAGTTGCCGACCTGCTCTTGCGCGTCGATGATGTGGTGATGGCCAAGCCTGCCTACTATACCCACACTCACTCTGACGGCACGACTCATTCGCACCGCGGCGGCAAGCAGGTGCACGACCACTTTGACAAGCTGGGCAAGCAGCAGCGCCCCATGCACCACTACTATTAG
- a CDS encoding urease subunit gamma, producing the protein MMLAPREIDKLYIFMAAEVARKRRARGLKLNYPEAVALICDHIVEGARDGRSVPELMSSGRQVLSRSDVLPGVPELVKQVQVEATFEDGTKLVTVHNPIV; encoded by the coding sequence ATGATGCTTGCTCCACGGGAGATAGACAAGCTGTACATTTTCATGGCCGCAGAGGTGGCGCGAAAAAGGCGTGCAAGGGGACTAAAGCTGAACTACCCAGAGGCGGTGGCGCTCATTTGCGACCACATTGTAGAAGGGGCACGCGACGGCAGGTCGGTGCCAGAGCTTATGAGCTCCGGCAGGCAGGTGCTTTCAAGGAGCGACGTCCTCCCCGGAGTGCCAGAGCTTGTCAAACAGGTGCAGGTAGAAGCGACGTTTGAGGATGGCACGAAACTTGTGACAGTGCACAACCCCATAGTGTGA
- a CDS encoding urease subunit beta, with protein sequence MIPGEYFIASDKPVTANSGRKTTGIKVTNTGNRPVQVGSHTHFFEVNKALLFPREKAYGFHLNIPSGTSLRFEPGDTRQVELVEYGGRKTVYGFSGLVNGKLSMKKRQALAKAKARGFAGA encoded by the coding sequence ATGATACCGGGCGAGTATTTCATTGCTTCAGACAAGCCGGTGACGGCAAATTCCGGCAGGAAAACGACGGGAATCAAGGTGACCAACACGGGCAACAGGCCGGTGCAGGTAGGCTCGCATACGCACTTTTTTGAGGTCAATAAGGCGCTTTTGTTCCCGCGGGAAAAGGCGTACGGCTTTCACCTGAACATCCCGTCGGGAACTTCGCTGCGCTTTGAGCCCGGCGACACGCGGCAAGTCGAGCTGGTAGAGTACGGCGGCAGGAAAACAGTGTACGGATTTTCCGGCCTTGTTAACGGCAAGCTGTCAATGAAAAAGAGGCAAGCGCTTGCAAAGGCAAAGGCAAGGGGGTTTGCGGGCGCTTGA
- the ureC gene encoding urease subunit alpha — translation MTLEIPRRQYVDLYGPTKGDRVRLADTDLIIEVEKDLLSHGDELVFGGGKSVRDGAGQTGGVTSSRQALDLVITNAIVMDPVLGIVKADIGIKDGRIAGIGKAGNPDVMDKVDMIVSSSTEVIAGEHTICTPGTIDTHIHFISPQQAVEAICTGTTTMIGGGTGPTDGTNATTCTPGPWNIHRMLEALDELPLNFGLLGKGNDSREPALIEQIAAGACGLKLHEDWGSTPAAIDAALRVADKTDTQVAIHTDTLNECGFVDDTIEAIAGRTIHTYHTEGAGGGHAPDILKIAGENNILPSSTNPTKPFTVNTLEEHLDMMMVCHHLSPSIPEDVAFAESRIRAETIAAEDVLHDIGALSMYSSDSQAMGRVGEVTTRAWQTADKMKKMAGRLKGEKGDNDNLRAKRYLAKLTINPAITHGISAYVGSLEKGKIADIVIWTPQFFGVKPKMVVKGGFIAYSLMGDPNASIPTPEPVYYRPMFGSMGAAKYSTSFTFTSKLAVRNGVGKKLGLRKKLLPVKNCRRIGKRNMLYNDLAPKIDVDPETYEVKVDGKVATSEPAKSLSMARLYNLF, via the coding sequence TTGACGCTTGAAATCCCGCGCAGGCAGTACGTCGACCTCTACGGCCCGACCAAGGGCGATAGGGTGAGGCTAGCAGACACTGACCTGATAATAGAGGTAGAAAAGGATCTGCTTTCGCATGGCGACGAGCTGGTGTTTGGAGGCGGCAAGAGCGTCCGCGACGGAGCAGGCCAGACAGGCGGCGTGACAAGCAGCAGGCAGGCACTTGACCTTGTCATAACAAACGCGATAGTGATGGACCCGGTGCTAGGGATAGTCAAGGCCGACATCGGGATAAAGGACGGCAGGATAGCTGGAATTGGCAAGGCTGGAAACCCGGATGTCATGGACAAGGTCGACATGATAGTGTCATCAAGCACAGAGGTCATAGCCGGCGAGCATACGATATGCACGCCCGGGACCATTGACACGCACATCCACTTCATCTCGCCCCAGCAGGCGGTAGAGGCGATATGCACCGGCACGACCACAATGATAGGAGGTGGGACGGGCCCGACTGATGGCACGAACGCGACGACGTGCACGCCGGGGCCCTGGAACATCCACAGGATGCTTGAAGCCCTTGACGAGCTCCCGCTGAACTTTGGGCTGCTCGGCAAGGGAAACGACTCGCGCGAGCCGGCCCTCATCGAGCAGATTGCGGCAGGCGCCTGCGGGCTGAAGCTCCACGAAGACTGGGGCTCCACGCCGGCTGCGATAGACGCCGCGCTCAGAGTAGCAGACAAGACCGACACGCAAGTGGCGATACATACGGACACGCTCAACGAGTGCGGCTTTGTCGATGACACGATTGAAGCGATAGCAGGGCGTACCATCCACACGTACCACACGGAAGGTGCCGGTGGGGGACACGCGCCGGACATTTTAAAGATCGCCGGCGAGAACAACATCCTGCCGTCTTCGACAAATCCTACGAAGCCGTTTACTGTAAACACGCTGGAGGAGCACCTTGACATGATGATGGTGTGCCACCACCTGAGCCCCTCCATCCCGGAGGACGTGGCGTTTGCCGAATCGCGAATACGCGCAGAAACGATTGCTGCGGAGGACGTGCTGCACGACATTGGCGCGCTTTCCATGTACTCGTCAGACAGCCAGGCGATGGGAAGGGTGGGCGAAGTGACCACGAGGGCGTGGCAGACTGCAGACAAGATGAAAAAGATGGCCGGCAGGCTAAAGGGCGAAAAGGGCGACAACGACAACCTGCGCGCAAAGAGATACCTGGCAAAGCTCACGATAAACCCGGCCATCACGCACGGCATCTCTGCCTACGTCGGCTCGCTTGAAAAAGGCAAGATAGCGGACATTGTCATCTGGACGCCGCAGTTCTTTGGAGTCAAGCCAAAGATGGTGGTAAAGGGAGGGTTCATAGCGTACTCGCTGATGGGCGACCCAAACGCGTCCATACCGACGCCCGAGCCGGTGTACTACAGGCCGATGTTCGGGTCGATGGGCGCTGCAAAATACTCTACGTCGTTCACGTTCACGTCAAAGCTTGCAGTCAGAAACGGCGTCGGGAAAAAGCTGGGACTAAGGAAAAAGCTGCTGCCCGTGAAAAACTGCCGCAGGATTGGCAAGCGGAACATGCTGTACAACGACCTTGCGCCAAAGATAGACGTCGACCCGGAGACGTACGAGGTCAAGGTGGACGGCAAGGTGGCGACAAGCGAGCCGGCAAAGAGCCTCTCGATGGCTAGGCTCTACAACCTGTTCTAG